The genomic region GGGCCGGGTCCGGCGGATTGTGTTGCTGCGGACGCCCGACACGCCATAGAGTCGCCAACCGTCGGCATGGTGCCACGCTGACCTGTCTAGAAGTTTCCTGGTCACCAAGGAGGTAAGACGACTTGTGAATGAGTCGACATTTACTCCCGGGGGTGGTCAACCAGGAATGCCTGCACGGGGCCAGGGTCCCGCGGGGTTCGCTGCTGTCGGCTCCGTCGCTGTGCGCACCTTCGCAGCCCACCAGAGTCAGCAGGCGACTCACACAGCACACCAGAAGATGGATGGCCATCACGTGAACGCCATGGCCGGCGACGGAAGTGGCGCGCCCCACAACCACTTCGCCGACTACGACGAACTGCCCGAGGGGCACTTCTACGACCCCGACGCGGAGTACGAGCCCGACCCCGAGTACGCGGCCACTCTCGCGCCCGACGCGGCCAGACAGCGCCGGGAGCGCATCGGCCCGACGGGGCGTCCGCTGCCGTACTTCCCGATCCCGGGCCCGCTGACCGACCACGGACCCGCGAAGATCATCGCGATGTGCAACCAGAAGGGCGGCGTCGGCAAGACGACGTCGACCATCAACCTGGGGGCCGCGCTCGCGGAGTACGGACGCCGGGTCCTGCTCGTGGACTTCGACCCGCAGGGCGCGCTGTCGGTCGGACTCGGCGTCAATCCGATGGAACTCGACCTCACCGTCTACAACCTGCTCATGGAGCGGGGGATGGCGGCCGACGAGGTGCTGCTGAAGACGGCGGTCCCCAACATGGACCTGCTGCCCAGCAACATCGACCTGTCGGCGGCCGAGGTCCAACTCGTCTCCGAGGTCGCCCGCGAGTCGACCCTGCAACGCGCCCTGAAGCCGCTGCTGGACGACTACGACTTCATCGTCATCGACTGCCAGCCCTCGCTCGGCCTGCTCACGGTCAACGCCCTGACGGCCGCGCACAAGGTGATAGTGCCGCTGGAGTGCGAGTTCTTCGCGCTGCGTGGTGTGGCGCTGCTGACCGAGACCATCGAGAAGGTCCAGGAGCGGCTCAACCCCGAGCTGGAGCTCGACGGGATCCTCGCCACGATGTACGACTCGCGCACGGTGCACAGCCGTGAGGTGCTCGCGCGTGTAGTCGAGGCGTTCGACGATCACGTCTACCACACGGTCATCGGGCGCACGGTCCGCTTCCCGGAGACCACGGTCGCCGGTGAGCCGATCACCACCTACGCCTCCAACTCCGTCGGTGCCGCCGCCTACCGCCAGCTCGCCAGGGAGGTGCTCGCCCGGTGTCACGCCGAGTGAGTCTGCCGGGGGCCGACGAACTCTTCCGTACGACAGGGGGGATGGCGCTTCAGTCGTCCCAGCCCAGGCGTCAGGCCAACGGCGACGCCCGGGTGCCAGCTCCGGCGGGGGAGGGCGACGCGGTGGCCGCAGCGGCCACGGCCGCGGAGGACGTGCCGCAGTCGGTGCCCGCGCAGGGTGGTGACGGCGAGGGCGCGGAGCATGTCGCGGCGGACGCGGAGCCGGCCGAGGCCGGGGAGTCCCGCAGCCGCTCCGGCTCCGCCCGCCGGCAGGCGGCGCAGGAAGGTTCTGCCGCGGGTGCGGCCGGTGCCGCCGCGGCGGCACCACGCAAGCGCGGGCGGGCCGCCGCACGCCGCCCCAGCGGCCGTGAGCGGCACGACGAGAAGATCACGGTGTACGTGTCGGCCGAGGAGCTCATGGACCTGGAGCACGCCCGTCTCGTGCTCCGCGGCGAGCACGGCTTGGCCGTCGACCGCGGCCGCATCGTCCGCGAGGCGGTCGCCGTGGTCCTCGCCGACCTGGAGACCCGCGGGGACGCCAGCATCCTCGTACGACGGCTCCGCGGACGGTAGCGGTAGCCTGCGGGGGCCATGACCTCGAACGCGTCCCCACCACCCCCCGGCGGCCCGTCCGGCCGTCGGCGCGCGCTGGGGCGGGGACCGGTGGCTCCGCCGGTTGAGCCGCCCGGGCCTTCCGAAGAGGCTGCCGAGCAGGGCGGGTCTCCTGGGGATGCGGGGCGGACGGCTCCGCAGGTCGAGCAGCCGGCGATCGAGACGGGGGCTGCGCTTCCGGCAGGGGTGGGCGCAGTTCCCGCGCCTACGGATCCGGCGGTTTTGGTGGCTGAGCCCGTCGGGACGAGACTCCCGCCCGAGTCTGTGCGGGCGGCCGGGCCGGTGGCGACGGCCGAGTCCGAGGTGCGGCCTGCGGGTGGGGCCGGTTCGGCCGGCCCCGGGTCGTTGCCCGCGGACGCGACCGGGCCGGTGGGCGTGGCCGACTCCGGCAGGCCTCCTGTCGAGGAGGCGTCCGCGGCTTCCCCGGCCGGCTCTCCGGATCCTTCGGGGCCTGCCCCTGAGGCCCGGCCCGCTGCCGGTGACGCCGAGGCGGCCGGCGACGGGGTCTTCAAGGTCCGGCTCGCCAACTTCGAAGGGCCCTTCGACCTGCTGCTCCAGCTGATCTCCCGGCACAAGCTGGACGTCACCGAGGTCGCGCTGTCGAAGGTGACCGATGAGTTCATGGCGTACATCCGGGCGATGGGGCCGGACTGGGATCTGGACGAGACGACCGAGTTCCTCGTCGTCGCGGCAACGCTGCTCGATCTGAAGGCGGCGCGGCTGCTGCCCGCCGCCGAGGTGGAGGACGAGGCCGACCTCGCCCTGCTCGAAGCCCGGGACCTGCTGTTCGCCCGGCTGCTCCAGTACCGCGCGTACAAGCAGATCGCCGACATCTTCAGCGGGCGGCTCGATGACGAGGCCCGGCGCTATCCGCGTACCGTCGGGCTCGAACCCCACCACGCCGAGCTGCTGCCCGAGGTGGTCATCAGCATCGGCGCGGAGGGGTTCGCGAGGCTCGCCGTGAAGGCGATGCAGCCCAGACCCAAGCCGCAGGTGTACGTCGACCACATCCACGCCCCGCTGGTCAGTGTGCAGGAGCAGGCCGGGATCGTCGTCGCACGGCTCAGGGAGCTCGGCGAGGCCAGCTTCCGGGAGCTCGTCGCGGACACCGACGACACACTGACCGTCGTGGCCCGGTTCCTCGCGCTGCTGGAGCTGTACCGCGAGAAGGCCGTCGCGCTGGAGCAGGAGGCCGCGCTCGGTGAGCTGCTCGTGCGGTGGACCGGCGGGCACGGGGACGGGACACCGACCGTCACCGACGAGTTCGACCGGCCGCCCGAGCCGCCGAAGGAGGAGAAGAAGGCGTGAGCCCCGAAGCCACCGAGGTCCCGGCCGGGCTGCGTGCCGTCGCCGACCTCGCTCTCAAGCCCGCTCTGGAGGCCGTCCTGATGGTCGTGGACGAGCCGGCGACCGAGGAGCACCTCGCGAAGATGCTGGAGCGGCCGAAGCGCCAGATCGCGGACGCGCTGCGCGAGCTGGCCGACGAGTACACCGTCCAGGGCCGCGGTTTCGAACTGCGGTTCGTGGCGGGCGGCTGGCGGTTCTACACCCGCGCCGCGTACGCGCCCGCCGTCGAGCGCTTCGTGCTGGACGGCCAGCAGGCCCGCCTCACCCAGGCCGCCCTGGAGACCCTGGCCGTCGTCGCCTACCGGCAGCCGGTCAGCCGCAGCCGGGTCTCCGCCGTACGCGGAGTCAACTGCGACGGCGTCATGCGCACCCTTCTCCAGCGCGGTCTGATCGAGGAGGCGGGCACGGAACCCGAAACAGGTGCGATCCTGTACACGACGACGAACTACTTTCTGGAGCGGATGGGCCTGCGCGGCCTGGACGAGCTCCCGGAACTCGCGCCCTTCCTCCCGGAGGCGGAGGCGATCGAGGCCGAGACCCAGGAAGGCGTACCGTCGTTCGACCCGGACGCGCCTGATGACGACGTGCCGGGCCGCCCGGTCACCCCGGGTACCGACGACGAAGACGACCAGACGGAACTTTGATGCGAAGCAGCGGCAGCGGCAAGAGCGGCGGACGCGGTAACCACCGCGGCGCCGGCAACAACAGGGACCAGAAGCAGGGGCAGGGCCGCCCCCGCAAGCCCCGCCCCGAGGAGCGCCGCTACGACGTGGGCCCCGGGGCGACGAAGGACGGACCCAAGTCCGGGCGCGGCGGTGCGGCGCGCGGCGGCGCCAAGGGCGGGCCCAAGCAGCCCCAGCAGCGGGGGCGTACGGCCCCCGCGCGCCCCCGCGAGTACGAGGCGCAGATCGAGGAGCGCAACCGCGACCGGTACGCCGGGAAGAAGGACGTCAAGCTGCCCAAGACCTTCCCGGGCGCCGAGCAGGAGGGCGAGCGGATCCAGAAGGTCCTCGCCCGCGCGGGCTTCGGCTCCCGGCGCGCCTGCGAGGAGCTGATCGAGGAGGCCCGGGTCGAGGTCAACGGCGAGATCGTGCTGGAGCAGGGGCGGCGGGTCGACCCGGAGAAGGACGAGATCAAGGTCGACGGCCTGACCGTCGCCACCCAGGCCTACCAGTTCTTCGCGCTGAACAAGCCCGCCGGGGTCGTCTCCACCATGG from Streptomyces chartreusis NRRL 3882 harbors:
- a CDS encoding segregation and condensation protein A; this encodes MAEPVGTRLPPESVRAAGPVATAESEVRPAGGAGSAGPGSLPADATGPVGVADSGRPPVEEASAASPAGSPDPSGPAPEARPAAGDAEAAGDGVFKVRLANFEGPFDLLLQLISRHKLDVTEVALSKVTDEFMAYIRAMGPDWDLDETTEFLVVAATLLDLKAARLLPAAEVEDEADLALLEARDLLFARLLQYRAYKQIADIFSGRLDDEARRYPRTVGLEPHHAELLPEVVISIGAEGFARLAVKAMQPRPKPQVYVDHIHAPLVSVQEQAGIVVARLRELGEASFRELVADTDDTLTVVARFLALLELYREKAVALEQEAALGELLVRWTGGHGDGTPTVTDEFDRPPEPPKEEKKA
- a CDS encoding pseudouridine synthase, coding for MRSSGSGKSGGRGNHRGAGNNRDQKQGQGRPRKPRPEERRYDVGPGATKDGPKSGRGGAARGGAKGGPKQPQQRGRTAPARPREYEAQIEERNRDRYAGKKDVKLPKTFPGAEQEGERIQKVLARAGFGSRRACEELIEEARVEVNGEIVLEQGRRVDPEKDEIKVDGLTVATQAYQFFALNKPAGVVSTMEDPEGRQCLGDYVTNRETRLFHVGRLDTETEGVILLTNHGELAHRLTHPKYGVKKTYLAHIVGPIPRDLGKQLKDGIQLEDGYARADHFRVVQQTGKNYLVEVTLHEGRKHIVRRMLAEAGFPVDKLVRTAFGPITLGDQKSGWLRRLSNTEVGMLMQEVDL
- the scpB gene encoding SMC-Scp complex subunit ScpB — protein: MSPEATEVPAGLRAVADLALKPALEAVLMVVDEPATEEHLAKMLERPKRQIADALRELADEYTVQGRGFELRFVAGGWRFYTRAAYAPAVERFVLDGQQARLTQAALETLAVVAYRQPVSRSRVSAVRGVNCDGVMRTLLQRGLIEEAGTEPETGAILYTTTNYFLERMGLRGLDELPELAPFLPEAEAIEAETQEGVPSFDPDAPDDDVPGRPVTPGTDDEDDQTEL
- a CDS encoding ParA family protein, which translates into the protein MPARGQGPAGFAAVGSVAVRTFAAHQSQQATHTAHQKMDGHHVNAMAGDGSGAPHNHFADYDELPEGHFYDPDAEYEPDPEYAATLAPDAARQRRERIGPTGRPLPYFPIPGPLTDHGPAKIIAMCNQKGGVGKTTSTINLGAALAEYGRRVLLVDFDPQGALSVGLGVNPMELDLTVYNLLMERGMAADEVLLKTAVPNMDLLPSNIDLSAAEVQLVSEVARESTLQRALKPLLDDYDFIVIDCQPSLGLLTVNALTAAHKVIVPLECEFFALRGVALLTETIEKVQERLNPELELDGILATMYDSRTVHSREVLARVVEAFDDHVYHTVIGRTVRFPETTVAGEPITTYASNSVGAAAYRQLAREVLARCHAE